ACATGGctgacgtcattgctgacgtcACTGCTGTAGGTACCGTTCACTGTAAAAAGAGGTTTTCTGGGCTGAACCGCCGTGGAGGGACAGGACCTGGCATCCCCTACGGGCAAACAGGCTTTTTTTTTTTCTTACACATGATGCTAATTTAAAGACTTGGCTGCAACTAGATGTTGCAAAAGGAAAATTTGCCATGGGACACTGCTCCTTCGCTCAAACACGCCACTAAAACACGTCTTTGCCTAGTATTAATATACTTTTATGGACATTTGCCAAAACATACTGTATTACCTAAAATAGAAAAGTTTGTCTTTTCTCAGATGAAATTACTATCTTGCCATGCAGAAAATATGCCGAGAGTTATTTTTCTTTCCAAACCGTTCTCTTCTCCTGGACACGAAGGGGATGGACAAGGCTCAACAGCAATGAACCCTAGCACCGCTCCATCACGCTGGCGTCCTACCGCCGCCTTAAAGCTAGCTATCTCTGCTGCCAGGGATGCCTCCCTCGTCCACCCCATCCTGCCTCCACATCGCCCCCCTCAAGCATCGTCGTCTCAGCGCGCTCCATCACGCTGGCGTCCTACCACCGCCTTAAAGCCAGCTATCTCTGTTGCCAGGGATGCCTCCGCATCGCCCCCCTCAAGCATCATCTTCCAGCCCCCAATATTGACCGGTGTGGCAAGGTCCTACCACCGCCTTAAAGCCAGCTATCTCTGCTGCCAGGGATGCCTCCCTCGTCCGCCCCATCCTGCCTCCGCGTCGCCCCCCTCAAGCATCATCGTCCAGGCCCCAATATTGACCGGTGTGGCAAGGTGCAGGGCCGCCCAGTGCAAACTGCAAAGTATCATACCAGGTGTTCTCGGCATGACCTGCACTGAGCGTTCTCGATAGCACAAACCAGCACCCTCATGTTTGAGCAAGTTCCTGCCAGCGGCCATGGACGTCGGTGGTCACAGGTTATAGTTAATGTCCGATTTTTTCTTGGGCATATCAGTGTCCAACACTGATACGTACAAGATGTTGAATTACAGGGAAAAACAATCTGGTTAATGATACGTACAACCTCTGTAAGCGTAGAAAATTTAGTTAGAAAATTAATGTTCTAAATTGGACACAAGAGATATATAGTGTGTTTTGGCAAATGTAACAAAATTTAGGAAAATGCCAAACATTCCGTATTGGGCGACATGATGTATTTTACCAAATGTACCACAAAAGTATAATGGTACTAGGTAGAGACATATTTTAATGGTGTGTTTGGGCAAAGGACTAAAAATAACGGTGTCCCTGGGGCCAATTTTGAGTAATGCTACATATACGGACACTTTTGTTACGGACGGGTCTTACGGAATGAGGTGGCCAGCAGTCATTTGTTCGTGTCCGCATTCTTAGGAGCAACCGCACCAAACCAGTGCAGGTGAACGGAGCCACGTTGCATCTGTAAGATTAATCCGTAAGATTATTCCGTAGGTGTAGGATTATTGGCCAATTTTCCCTTGCAAACTATTGCAAACCGTCCGAGTGTCTGACTACTTAATTAGTACAAATCGGGAGCATCATCATTGGGACTAATGCGATCAGTCCCATATAACAACATAACGTCTAAAACGCCCTGGCCCTCTTGCACATCAGGCTGTCCACCTCGTCAGCATCAACAACTCCGTCAGAATCGAACACTTCAACATCCCAGTCGCCTACACGCAGGTCACCAACTTTGTTGAATTGCTGGCGACCCCTCTTCGATTCAACCGCCGCAATTGGAGTGTGCTCCCCGCTACCCTCTACAATCTCATAACCGCATGCCTCCCTCTTCATTGGGGCCTGAATCCCAAAACAAAAATAATCGAAGGGAAATTTTTACTAGGTCAATCAGTCAGTAATGTAGATGAAAGCAGGTGGACAAGTTTTTAAGCGCATCACCTTACTCGCGCCGTCCAGCGCAATCACCAAACCATTAAGGCTTTTCACCTAAAAAATAAATTAAATCAGCCTCCCTGCTTCGCGGCATTTTTGGAACGGTGAATCATAAATCACAATGGGAAAGGGGCATATGAAAAATCAACCTGGACATCGCCCGCGCATGATTTGGCGGACTGGGCCTGAATATGGGTCTCCATCCGAGCGATAGCAACATCCACCGACCCAGCCCCTCCATGGCCACACCATCCATGAGCAGCAGCCTACGACCGGGTTTTGGCAAAGAACAGGGGAAATTTCAGCAAGATGCACATGTGGTAAAACGCGATTTGTTGCATGACTTGGCTTTGGCAAACCAGAGACAGGTCCCAAAAGTTGAGTAAGAGCTGCACCCAGCGCGAGCACCATGCACCCGTTCCCATGAGTACATATTGTAATAGTCGTAAGCCTCGCCTATAGAATCAAACGTAACCCCAACCTGTGGCACAATCACTTCACCACTAATGCGGGCCGGGAATTCGCGCAGCGTCCGCTTGAGCGCTGTGACCCGTGCGGAGTTCAGCAGTCGTTTGGGGCCTGCGTGAAACCATCAATAGTGAAAATCTGATATATGAATAGAATTTCTCTGTACATATATTCTCTCATAGCACATTTTTACGGTGCATCTGTTTTGTCATAATAATCCGACCGCATTGAAGGCA
This Lolium perenne isolate Kyuss_39 chromosome 1, Kyuss_2.0, whole genome shotgun sequence DNA region includes the following protein-coding sequences:
- the LOC127327936 gene encoding uncharacterized protein isoform X4 is translated as MVLALGAALTQLLGPAAAHGWCGHGGAGSVDVAIARMETHIQAQSAKSCAGDVQVKSLNGLVIALDGASKAPMKREACGYEIVEGSGEHTPIAAVESKRGRQQFNKVGDLRVGDWDVEVFDSDGVVDADEVDSLMCKRARAF
- the LOC127327936 gene encoding uncharacterized protein isoform X1: MVATEERAPSSRAGRGGPKRLLNSARVTALKRTLREFPARISGEVIVPQAAAHGWCGHGGAGSVDVAIARMETHIQAQSAKSCAGDVQVKSLNGLVIALDGASKAPMKREACGYEIVEGSGEHTPIAAVESKRGRQQFNKVGDLRVGDWDVEVFDSDGVVDADEVDSLMCKRARAF
- the LOC127327936 gene encoding uncharacterized protein isoform X3 → MGTGAWCSRWVQLLLNFWDLSLAAAHGWCGHGGAGSVDVAIARMETHIQAQSAKSCAGDVQVKSLNGLVIALDGASKAPMKREACGYEIVEGSGEHTPIAAVESKRGRQQFNKVGDLRVGDWDVEVFDSDGVVDADEVDSLMCKRARAF
- the LOC127327936 gene encoding uncharacterized protein isoform X2, which produces MVATEERAPSSRAGRGGPKRLLNSARVTALKRTLREFPARISGEVIVPQAAAHGWCGHGGAGSVDVAIARMETHIQAQSAKSCAGDVQVKSLNGLVIALDGASKREACGYEIVEGSGEHTPIAAVESKRGRQQFNKVGDLRVGDWDVEVFDSDGVVDADEVDSLMCKRARAF